A genomic segment from Phragmites australis chromosome 6, lpPhrAust1.1, whole genome shotgun sequence encodes:
- the LOC133922666 gene encoding DEAD-box ATP-dependent RNA helicase 35A yields the protein MAATAASSAAAAAAAAAANSDDDGNYEEYIPVAKRRAMEAERLRQLRLSKPAPPSAPSLPLPPPPPLPTAPPSAPDAAAKPSLLVKATQLKRAAPEVTPTEQLIQQEKEMIENLSDKKSLMSVRELAKGIIYSEPLQTGWKPPLRLRRMPQAKADEIRRKWHILVDGDDIPPPARDFRDLRLPDPILRKLRERGIVQPTPIQVQGMPVALSGRDMIGIAFTGSGKTLVFVLPCIMVALQEETVMPIVPGEGPFGMIICPSRELAKQTYDVIEQFLVPLKEAGYPEIRHLLCIGGVDMRTQLDVVKKGVHIVVATPGRLKDLLAKKKMNLDNCRYLTLDEADRLVDLGFEDDIREVFDHFKAQRQTLLFSATMPKKIQIFAKSALVKPVIVNVGRAGAANLDVIQEVEYVKEDARIIYLLECLQKTPPPVLIFCENKADVDYIHEYLLLKGVEAVAVHGGKDQEEREYAIESFKTGRKDVLVATDVASKGLDFPDIQHVINYDMPAEIENYVHRIGRTGRCGKTGIATTFINKNQTETTLLDLKHLLKEAKQRIPPVLAELNDPLEDEEIIAKESGVKGCAYCGGLGHRVSDCPKLEHQKSMAIAGSRRDHFGGDGYRGEI from the exons ATGGCGGCCACCGCAGCCTCctcggcggccgccgccgccgccgccgccgcggcgaacTCCGATGACGACGGCAACTACGAGGAGTACATCCCGGTCGCTAAGCGCAGGGCCATGGAGGCCGAGCGCCTCCGCCAGCTCCGCCTCTCCAAGCCCGCGCCGCCCtccgccccctccctcccgcttcctccgcctcctccgctgCCGACCGCGCCGCCCTCCGcccccgacgccgccgccaaGCCCAGCCTCCTCGTCAAGGCCACGCAGCTCAAGCGCGCGGCGCCGGAGGTGACCCCCACGGAGCAGCTCATCCAACAGGAGAAGGAGATGATCGAGAACCTCTCCGATAAGAAGTCCCTCATGTCCGTCCGGGAGCTCGCCAAGGGCATCATCTACTCCGAACCACTCCAGACGGGGTGGAAACCgcccctccgcctccgccgcatGCCCCAGGCCAAGGCCGACGAGATCCGACGGAAGTGGCACATCCTCGTCGACGGCGACGACATCCCGCCGCCAGCGCGCGACTTCCGTGATCTCCGTCTCCCCGATCCCATCCTCCGAAAGCTGCGCGAGAGGGGCATCGTCCAGCCCACTCCCATCCAGGTGCAGGGGATGCCGGTTGCGCTCTCAGGGCGTGACATGATCGGCATCGCGTTCACGGGGTCAGGGAAGACTCTCGTGTTCGTGCTGCCCTGCATCATGGTGGCGCTGCAGGAGGAAACCGTGATGCCAATTGTGCCTGGGGAGGGACCGTTCGGGATGATCATCTGCCCGTCCCGGGAGCTGGCGAAGCAGACCTACGATGTGATTGAGCAATTCCTTGTTCCGCTCAAGGAGGCTGGGTACCCAGAGATAAGGCATTTGCTTTGCATTGGCGGTGTGGACATGAGGACACAACTGGATGTGGTGAAGAAGGGTGTACACATTGTGGTGGCAACGCCTGGTCGGCTCAAGGATTTGCTtgccaagaagaagatgaatctTGATAATTGCAG GTATTTAACCTTAGATGAAGCTGATAGGTTGGTTGATTTGGGATTTGAGGATGACATTAGAGAGGTTTTTGACCATTTCAAGGCACAAAGGCAAACCCTTCTGTTTTCTGCTACTATGCCCAAGAAGATTCAAATCTTCGCAAAGAGTGCCCTTGTGAAACCAGTTATTGTCAATGTGGGAAGAGCTGGAGCGGCAAATCTTGATGTTATTCAGGAAGTTGAGTATGTCAAGGAAGATGCCAGAATTATATATCTTCTTGAATGCCTCCAAAAGACTCCACCTCCTGTTCTTATCTTCTGTGAAAACAAAGCTGATGTTGACTACATTCATGAGTATCTTCTTCTAAAGGGGGTGGAAGCTGTTGCAGTCCATGGAGGAAAAGATCAAGAGGAAAGAGAGTATGCAATCGAGTCCTTCAAGACAGGAAGGAAGGATGTTTTGGTGGCTACTGATGTTGCGTCGAAGGGTCTTGATTTCCCTGATATCCAGCATGTCATTAACTATGATATGCCTGCCGAAATAGAGAACTATGTCCATAGAATTGGTCGAACTGGTCGGTGTGGGAAAACTGGCATAGCAACAACCTTCATTAACAAGAACCAAACAGAGACTACGCTTCTTGATCTTAAACACTTGCTTAAGGAGGCAAAGCAAAGAATACCACCAGTGTTGGCGGAGCTCAATGATCCGTTGGAGGATGAGGAAATAATTGCCAAGGAGAGTGGTGTTAAGGGATGTGCATATTGTGGTGGGCTTGGCCATCGTGTTAGTGACTGTCCAAAGCTGGAGCACCAGAAGTCCATGGCAATCGCAGGCTCTAGAAGAGACCACTTTGGCGGTGATGGCTACCGTGGAGAAATATGA
- the LOC133920709 gene encoding putative homeobox-leucine zipper protein HOX26, whose amino-acid sequence MSSLTTVGSMEEYSVEEFDTHLSLGIGGSRPPPRRQTVQLFGEVFSPQEHGRRHREPTAPASRRKRETGGGGGGGGGGGARQNKKTRTFQAEDGDSRSPGDGGSGGRKKLRLTSLQATLLEDSFRAHNILSHAEKHDLARRVGLSARQVEVWFQNRRARTKLKQTEVDCDLLRRWCDRLTDENARLRRDLAELRASASASASATRLSTAAAISVVCPSCCDKQLAIATAGDTA is encoded by the exons ATGTCCAGCCTCACCACGGTTGGCAGTATGGAGGAGTACTCCGTGGAGGAGTTCGACACGCACCTGTCCCTCGGGATCGGAGGgagccggccgccgccgcggaggcAGACGGTGCAGTTGTTCGGCGAGGTGTTCTCCCCGCAGGAACACGGTCGTCGTCACCGAGAGCCGACGGCGCCGGCGAgcaggaggaagagagagactggtggtggtggtggtggtggtggtggtggtggtgctaggCAGAACAAGAAGACCAGGACATTCCAGGCCGAGGACGGCGATAGCCGGAGCCcgggcgacggcggcagcggcgggaggAAGAAGCTCCGGCTCACCAGCCTGCAGGCTACGCTGCTCGAGGACAGCTTCCGCGCCCACAACATCCTGTCTCAT GCTGAGAAGCACGACTTGGCGCGGCGGGTTGGGCTGAGCGCGCGGCAGGTGGAGGTGTGGTTCCAGAACAGGAGGGCGAGGACTAAGCTGAAGCAGACGGAGGTGGACTGCGACCTGCTGCGCCGCTGGTGCGACCGCCTCACCGACGAGAACGCGCGCCTCAGGCGCGACCTCGCCGAGCTCCGGGCTTCGgcatcggcgtcggcgtcggccacGAGGCTAAGCACCGCGGCGGCGATCAGTGTCGTCTGCCCCTCTTGCTGCGACAAGCAGCTCGCCATCGCCACCGCCGGCGACACGGCGTAA